The Tepidibacter aestuarii genome contains a region encoding:
- the ptsG gene encoding glucose-specific PTS transporter subunit IIBC, which translates to MKKIFGILQQIGKALMLPVAILPAAGLLLAFGNAFQNPELISKLAFLAAPSIQHVAKIMEQAGGIIFGNLPLLFAVGVAVGLADGEGVAGIAAIVGFLIMNVTMGTAANITTDMVGSSPAYASVLGIPTLQTGVFGGIIVGVLAATMYKKYFNMELPPYLGFFAGKRFVPIITSVCALILGFAMLAIWPPVQDGLNWFSHSLIDANRTLAAFIFGVIERSLIPFGLHHIFYSPFWFEFGEYANKAGEIVRGDQAIFMAQLKDGVQLTAGTFMTGKFPFMMFGLPAAALAMYHEAKPEKKALVGGIMASAALTSFLTGITEPIEFTFLFVAPVLYGIHCIFAGLSFMLMQMLNVKIGMTFSGGVIDFLIFGVMPGRTSWWLVILIGLGFAILYYFGFRFAIRKFNLKTPGREDDEDVVETKNTKGAELAQGILKALGGKENITKLDACITRLRISVNDIKNVDKDELKALGASGVMEVGNNLQAIFGPRSETLKGQIKDIMNGKTPVVKEVEKKTIAKDSSKELKFVSPLNGKVLDIADVPDKVFSQKIMGDGFAIEPTNGEVVSPVDGVITTFFKTKHAIGFTADNGQEVLVHFGIDTVNLNGEGFEALAKEGDKVKAGQPILKVDLQKVKKEVPSLITPIVFTNLDEGQQVSAKIGKTVKVGDKEIVTVK; encoded by the coding sequence ATGAAAAAAATATTCGGAATTTTACAACAAATCGGTAAAGCTTTAATGCTTCCTGTTGCTATATTACCGGCGGCTGGTTTATTACTTGCTTTTGGTAATGCATTTCAAAATCCAGAATTAATTTCAAAATTAGCTTTTTTAGCAGCACCTTCAATTCAACATGTTGCTAAGATAATGGAACAAGCAGGAGGAATTATATTTGGAAATCTTCCTTTACTATTCGCAGTAGGAGTAGCGGTAGGTCTTGCTGATGGAGAAGGAGTTGCAGGTATTGCAGCTATTGTAGGATTTTTAATAATGAATGTTACTATGGGAACTGCTGCTAATATAACAACTGATATGGTAGGTAGTAGTCCGGCTTATGCAAGTGTTTTAGGAATACCAACTCTTCAAACAGGAGTATTTGGAGGAATTATAGTTGGAGTTTTAGCAGCAACTATGTACAAAAAATACTTTAATATGGAACTTCCTCCATACTTGGGATTCTTTGCAGGAAAGAGATTCGTTCCAATTATAACTTCTGTATGTGCTTTAATATTAGGATTTGCTATGTTAGCTATATGGCCTCCTGTACAAGATGGACTTAACTGGTTCTCTCACAGTTTAATAGACGCTAATAGAACTTTAGCAGCATTTATATTTGGGGTAATAGAAAGATCATTAATACCATTTGGACTTCATCATATATTCTACTCACCATTCTGGTTTGAGTTTGGAGAGTATGCAAATAAGGCTGGAGAAATAGTAAGAGGAGATCAAGCTATATTCATGGCACAATTAAAAGATGGTGTACAACTTACAGCTGGTACATTTATGACTGGTAAATTCCCATTCATGATGTTTGGACTTCCAGCAGCTGCACTTGCTATGTATCATGAAGCAAAACCTGAGAAGAAAGCTTTAGTTGGAGGTATAATGGCATCAGCAGCTCTTACATCTTTCTTAACAGGTATTACAGAACCGATAGAATTTACATTCTTATTTGTAGCACCAGTATTATACGGAATCCACTGTATATTTGCAGGTTTATCATTTATGTTAATGCAAATGTTAAATGTTAAGATAGGTATGACATTCTCAGGAGGAGTTATAGACTTCTTAATATTTGGAGTTATGCCTGGAAGAACTTCTTGGTGGTTAGTAATATTAATAGGACTTGGATTTGCTATTTTATACTACTTTGGATTTAGATTCGCTATTAGAAAGTTTAACTTAAAAACCCCTGGTAGAGAAGATGATGAAGATGTAGTAGAAACTAAGAATACTAAAGGAGCAGAGCTTGCTCAAGGGATATTAAAAGCTTTAGGTGGAAAAGAAAACATAACTAAATTAGATGCTTGTATAACAAGACTTAGAATAAGTGTTAATGATATTAAAAATGTAGATAAAGATGAATTGAAAGCTTTAGGAGCATCTGGAGTTATGGAAGTAGGTAACAACTTACAAGCTATATTTGGACCAAGATCAGAGACTTTAAAAGGTCAAATAAAAGATATAATGAACGGTAAGACTCCTGTTGTAAAAGAAGTAGAAAAAAAGACTATAGCTAAAGATTCTAGTAAAGAATTAAAGTTTGTATCACCTTTAAATGGTAAGGTGTTAGATATAGCAGATGTACCTGATAAGGTATTCTCTCAAAAAATAATGGGAGATGGATTTGCTATAGAACCTACAAATGGAGAAGTTGTATCTCCGGTAGATGGAGTTATAACTACATTCTTTAAAACAAAGCATGCAATAGGATTTACTGCAGATAATGGACAAGAAGTATTAGTTCACTTTGGAATAGATACTGTAAACTTAAATGGAGAAGGATTTGAGGCTTTAGCTAAAGAAGGAGACAAAGTTAAAGCAGGTCAACCGATTCTTAAAGTTGATTTACAAAAAGTTAAAAAAGAAGTTCCATCGCTTATAACTCCTATAGTATTTACTAATCTTGATGAAGGACAACAAGTAAGTGCTAAAATAGGTAAAACTGTTAAAGTTGGAGATAAAGAAATAGTAACTGTAAAATAA
- a CDS encoding carbohydrate kinase family protein codes for MNKENQPYILVFGASVVDIFGFCSSCYKPYNSTPGNIKISFGGVCRNIAENMARVGVNTKFISILGDDSKGRSMMEHSKVIGYDMSESLVLENEGTPTYMAILNENGEMVSGIADMKVIDKMDFAFIDSKEEIINNSEYICLDADDPEKLEYILNKFKGRTKFILDPISAAKAENIKHLINHFHTIKPNRHEAEILAGFKIKSDEDLKKAGDYFLSLGIQNVFISLDAEGIYYCNKSESGRIKAHDVEVNNVTGAGDSFVAGLGYGYMNNMSMEHMVKFAISMSIITISHEETIHPEMSKELVEKVIINTNWEMIQ; via the coding sequence ATGAATAAAGAGAACCAACCATATATTTTAGTATTTGGAGCCTCTGTTGTTGATATATTTGGGTTTTGTAGTTCGTGCTATAAACCGTATAACTCTACACCTGGAAATATAAAAATATCATTTGGAGGAGTATGCAGAAATATTGCTGAGAATATGGCTAGGGTAGGTGTAAATACAAAATTTATATCTATACTAGGTGATGATTCAAAAGGTCGTAGTATGATGGAGCACTCAAAAGTTATAGGATATGATATGAGTGAATCTCTAGTACTTGAGAATGAAGGAACGCCTACTTATATGGCTATTTTAAATGAAAATGGGGAAATGGTATCTGGAATTGCAGATATGAAGGTTATAGATAAAATGGATTTTGCCTTCATTGATTCTAAAGAAGAAATTATAAATAATTCTGAGTATATTTGCTTAGATGCAGATGATCCTGAAAAACTTGAATATATACTTAATAAATTTAAAGGGAGAACTAAGTTTATACTAGATCCTATATCTGCTGCTAAAGCTGAAAATATAAAACATTTAATAAATCATTTTCATACAATAAAGCCTAATAGACATGAAGCGGAAATTTTGGCTGGATTTAAAATAAAAAGTGATGAAGACTTAAAGAAAGCAGGAGATTATTTCTTATCGCTTGGAATACAAAATGTATTTATAAGTCTTGATGCAGAAGGAATTTATTATTGCAATAAATCTGAATCTGGAAGAATTAAGGCTCATGATGTTGAAGTAAACAATGTAACTGGAGCAGGAGATTCCTTTGTAGCAGGTCTTGGATATGGATATATGAATAATATGTCTATGGAACATATGGTTAAATTTGCTATATCTATGTCTATAATAACTATATCTCATGAAGAAACAATTCATCCTGAAATGAGTAAAGAACTGGTAGAAAAAGTAATTATAAATACTAATTGGGAAATGATACAATAA